A stretch of DNA from Deltaproteobacteria bacterium:
ACTGCCGGAGCACTGCGAGTTCCCTACTTTGAATTTCTTGCCGCAGATGCCATTGCTGGTTTGGTAAGCGTAGGCGTGATGACGTCAATAGGATTTGTAATAGGAGAAAGTTTAACAATAGATCGGATTCAACATATCGCTGAACAAGCACACTTATATCTTTTTGGCATAATAGCAATTATTCTTATGCTTTACGCACTACATGCCTATATAAGGCTAAAACTAAGAAAGAGATCGCAAACTTAGATGAGCCTTAAACTAGCCTAACACCTTAATGCAAAGTTTCAATGACGCCACTGTTTTCGAGTACCTCGCTAAGCGCCTTCCCAAAGGCTAGCCGCAATGTCTCAGCGGAAGTCTCAATCACGCCTTCGCTGGTTTTAACTATCGCCTCATACACAAGGCGCTCGTTAATACCAGCGTGATAGATGAGAACCTGCCGTGCTTCGAACTGCTCTACAAGTTGCTCCACAGTAGGAAGCCAAACGAAGGTCTCGCGGAGGATTTTTGGCGTTAACCCTTGTGGATCGACAAAGATACAAACTTTATCGAGATGGTTTCTATCGCTTACCTCATCGCCAATCTCGGGATGCCACACCAATCCCTTCTTTTCTAGCTCCACTGAAACGTTAATGTAATTCCAGGCACTTTGTTCTATTTTCATTGCTGTAATACTAGAGTAAAGAATGCGTTTTTATTGCGTCGCCTATAGCGAATCAACACATCTGTACAGTATGATGAATAATATCGGCATATTGAGGCAAATTTTTTAGTCCATGAGAAAGCTAGATCCTCGAATATTCCACATTGCCTAGCTGTAATTAACGACAGGCAATATCAATTGACTATGCCGTTTCCAAAAAGTAAGTTAGATATTTTATTTTTTGGAAACGTTGTTTACAAGGTTGTATCAGCAGCATATGCTTGAAAAAACACCAAGAATCCGGGTAGTTATGCTACCAAAAGACACTAACCCAATGGGGAAAATCTTTGGTGGTGTAATTTTAAGTCATTTAGATTTGGCGGCTGGAGAGCATGCTAGACACGTTGCGGCAAATGATTACGTCACAAAGATTCTTAAAGAAGTAGATTTTATTGCTCCAGTTCACGTTGGCGATACTGTTAGTTATTACACTGAAACGATTAGAATTGGTAAAACTTCCATTGCCATTAAAGTCTTAGTCGAGGCTATGCGGGGAGCAGGGAAACAAGAAACGATAAAAGTTACCGAAGCCGAGGTGGTTATGGTCGCCGTTGATTCAAATGGCAATCCGACTCCAGTGCGGCGCCCTTAGTGCGGGAATAACCCTCGTCAATTCTTAACGTCTGTATTAAACCAGGGTAGCCCGATGCTTCTCCAAAAATTCTTTTTCGTAGCGCGATTAGCTATCAAACCCTTCATCATTTCCATCTCAGCCACTTTAATCACTTGTTCTCGCTCTATCCGAGCTTCGAGCCGCTCCAGGCGCTCTCTAAGCCAATCTCTTTCCTGTTTTAGTGCTTTAATTTCGTCGCGGAGCTGTCGCTTTTCCAACACCTCATCCGATTGATTGAGAACGAGGGCTCTAGAGTCACTAGTGGAAACAACATCTTCGGCGACGGGAGATTTCTTTATCGCCTTATCCTTAAAGCCTGACACTGGTTCTGAGGGGCTACGAAATACACTAGCCACCTCGGATTCTTCAAAAAACAGCTCGTTATCCTTCTCTATGGGTCTTAGAAAACCACACTGAACATAAGTGCGAAGAGTAGAGGGAGCGACGCCAGCTTTCTCCGAACACTGTTTCTCGCTCAAAAGATTGCTCAACAACTCCATAATAATTAAGCTCCAATTAGAAAAAAAACACTGTACAACTTACTCGCTTTATGCAATTCTTAGGAAAAGTATTTTATCTTAAGCCACTAGGTGGCTATTACAAAATTTTTTCTTTTTCGCAAGGGGGAAACCTAGAGATGGATGTCAACGAGTACTCTGCCATAGAGATACGAAAAATTCTTCAGCAATTGTTTCCGACTCGTAAGTTGGTACTGTCGCAATTTACATTTTATGCAAACCGCGGAATTATTCGACCTACTGGCACAACTTCGCGACGCGGACGCCGCTGCTTTCGTTTAGAGGATCTGCTACCAGTTGCCGCTGTTATTGCTCTAAAAGAGGAAGGCATTCCACTTAAAAATATCGAGGCCTTGCCGGGCATTATACAGAGGTACGCTGCTGAGATATTTAGCACCCATGCGACTTGTCGCATATCTGGAGTTTGCAATAACGTCTCATTAAGCATAGCAGACGAGCAACTCGTCACTCTTCCGATTGATTCGTTTCTAGACGGGACGTCAGCGGACAGCTTGTTTTGGAGTTTTGACCTGAGAAGACTTACTAACCAGTTACTGGCCGTTATTAATGGACGCATCGAGGAGATAGACAGTCAATATCTGGAACGCGCTGCCTAAAATCTTTCTGGAAGGTGCCCGTTCCCCCAAAGGTGTTTACTTAGCTCTTTGAGGTAGTTCGAAAATCAGGCGAGATAGTTTTTTTTCAAATACATAAATTGCTGCGGGATAGTCGCTCTCTAGCGCAATCGTTCGCCCTTTTGAGATACCAGCACCCTCTATCACCACGGCTCTTTCGGATACCTGCTCCTTCGGCAAAGGCTTGCGGCATTTTAGCTCCGGGCAAACGGGCCCTAGGAATTCTAGCTTGGCACCGCCAAGTCTTTCAGACAGCACTGCAACGGCACCTCGCATAAGGCATATCCATACTGCTTTTTCAGCATTCATGCCCGAACCAAAGTCCACCTGAGAGTTCTGATTAGCCTGCTGCCACTCCTCGGGCGAATCATACACTTCCCTCATGCGCCCACGAAAAGTTAAAACCATGTTGAAGTCTGTAATGTGATGACCGTAAGCATAGCGGCGCGCCACAGAGCGAACTGCCAGGTAACTAAGAATTGCTTTAGCTTTATTGCGCCGCCAGCTGTGGTTGGTAACAAATGGAATTATCAACAAAGAGACAACGCTACTAAAAGCAAGAATGAGAATCTGGTCAAAGCCATAGGCAACCGATCCCATCATCAGGACGAAGCCAGTAGCTGCCACTATTCCCTCAGCATTAGCCTTGGAAACGAGCTCCATGCGCTCCTCCAGCGCCACTGAATTCCATGCTTCTTTTGCACTTAAACTTTGCCTGGCCATATTTCCCAAACTAAATTAGCACTCTCTAAGCTGCTAGCCTGATACTAGCGTGCCATAAAAGATTAGAATGCAATTAGCGCACCAAGACATTGCATCAGCACAACTTCTTAATATTTATGTGAAAAACTTGCGAGCAACCGGACACTAAAGCAGGAACAAAGGCAATTATTCCCCTTTAAGGCAGAAAATTGTGCTAAACAGAGGACAAAGAAATGGGCTGCTGTGCTTTAACACCACAGCAGCCCATTTCTTGCGTTGCGGTCTCTATTACAATAATAAAGCGCGTTCTAGAAAACCAAACCTCTAGGCACCCTGGCCACCGACCGAGAATTGAACTCTGCGGTTAACAGCTCTAGCCCAGTCTTCTTCCTCAGTAAATATTGGTCGCGACTCGCCGTGACTTATGCTCGACATCCTAGCAGGATCTATACCAAGCTCTACGAGCTCATCGATAACAGCTTGAGCCCTCCTTTGGCCTAAACTCACATTGTAGTCATCCGTCCCGATGTAATCCGCGTGCCCCTCAACGACAACTTGAATGTTAGG
This window harbors:
- a CDS encoding acyl-CoA thioesterase, producing MLEKTPRIRVVMLPKDTNPMGKIFGGVILSHLDLAAGEHARHVAANDYVTKILKEVDFIAPVHVGDTVSYYTETIRIGKTSIAIKVLVEAMRGAGKQETIKVTEAEVVMVAVDSNGNPTPVRRP
- a CDS encoding DUF5320 domain-containing protein, with protein sequence MELLSNLLSEKQCSEKAGVAPSTLRTYVQCGFLRPIEKDNELFFEESEVASVFRSPSEPVSGFKDKAIKKSPVAEDVVSTSDSRALVLNQSDEVLEKRQLRDEIKALKQERDWLRERLERLEARIEREQVIKVAEMEMMKGLIANRATKKNFWRSIGLPWFNTDVKN
- a CDS encoding MerR family transcriptional regulator, which produces MDVNEYSAIEIRKILQQLFPTRKLVLSQFTFYANRGIIRPTGTTSRRGRRCFRLEDLLPVAAVIALKEEGIPLKNIEALPGIIQRYAAEIFSTHATCRISGVCNNVSLSIADEQLVTLPIDSFLDGTSADSLFWSFDLRRLTNQLLAVINGRIEEIDSQYLERAA